A region of Argentina anserina chromosome 5, drPotAnse1.1, whole genome shotgun sequence DNA encodes the following proteins:
- the LOC126794664 gene encoding uncharacterized protein LOC126794664 produces the protein MLNLFLSEPSWKDDDSAEMRVSLLNKLESVIWSLMTSGGRSEARLWLCNTIAGISSITPHHQRELFIDLLRSKRMKKRLATQLLHMIFDNRTQKAGSIIAKRSYALRKFFQGSPTRISQWFSKSGSGLGQGQGANALSQFAFVNRDNCWEELEWKGKHGQSPAVVATKPHYFLDLDVQLTVENFLEYVPEFWSSNEFAESLKGGEILFIDRNFFLLYFLDMMYKEDARDVWEVVNEFLEEERFSSLCKHLLITLEESDLCECLKMLHKHVRPSVECKDPTDSSYLFEVVVSKCSDFGCFDQILLLNAVFNYGRQLLRILRDEGAPEDQAKLQDIVSEICAIPGNENSMGPIIKRGSKLKIIEAFKLMGLQSWVLFCSLSEYCQTLQSWESLFVDNAISFRKYDKYSILHDNEVALEGGSDLDCRASRKVKQKKKSSRRKRRRDFDHEDNELLDFDTTNNRLDSHSSVGSWLLSVDGYSASWNSADLPEYLSKYCLLRWIKWTTEQGDE, from the exons ATGCTTAATTTGTTTCTGTCGGAACCCAGTTGGAAAGATGATGACTCGGCCGAAATGAGAGTCTCTCTCTTGAACAAATTGGAATCAGTTATTTGGTCGTTAATGACTTCTGGAGGTCGATCAGAGGCTCGACTATGGCTTTGCAACACCATAGCTGGCATAAGTTCCATCACTCCTCATCATCAGCGTGAGTTGTTTATTGACCTATTGAGATCTAAACGGATGAAGAAGCGCTTAGCAACTCAGCTCCTGCACATGATATTTGATAATAGGACACAAAAGGCAGGGTCTATCATAGCCAAGAGAAGTTATGCGCTCAGGAAATTTTTCCAAG GAAGCCCAACACGAATATCTCAGTGGTTTTCTAAATCTGGTTCTGGATTGGGGCAGGGACAAGGAGCTAATGCGTTATCCCAATTTGCTTTTGTCAATCGCGATAATTGTTGGGAGGAGCTTGAGTGGAAAGGAAAACATGGGCAGTCACCGGCAGTAGTTGCTACAAAACCCCATTACTTTCTTGATTTGGATGTCCAGCTAACTGTAGAGAATTTCCTTGAATATGTGCCTGAATTTTGGTCTTCAAATGAGTTTGCTGAGTCACTTAAAggtggtgaaattttgttcattgatagaaacttttttcttctatattttcTGGATATGATGTACAAAGAAGATGCCAGAGATGTATGGGAAGTTGTGAATGAGTTCCTGGAGGAGGAGCGATTTTCTTCTTTGTGCAAACACCTTCTTATTACTCTTGAGGAGTCGGACTTATGTGAGTGTCTTAAAATGCTTCATAAACATGTCAGGCCTAGCGTGGAATGCAAAGATCCTACGGACTCCTCTTATTTGTTTGAAGTTGTAGTATCTAAGTGCAGTGATTTCGGGTGCTTTGATCAGATATTACTATTAAATGCAGTTTTTAACTATGGACGCCAGCTTCTTCGAATCTTACGAGATGAAGGAGCGCCCGAGGATCAAGCAAAACTACAAGATATTGTGTCTGAGATTTGTGCAATCCCAGgcaatgaaaatagcatgggCCCAATTATTAAACGGGGATCTAAACTGAAGATTATAGAAGCATTTAAATTAATGGGGCTTCAGTCATGGGTTCTCTTTTGTAGTTTATCAGAATACTGCCAAACTCTTCAGTCTTGGGAATCATTATTTGTTGATAATGCAATAAGTTTCCGAAAGTACGATAAATATTCAATTCTTCATGATAATGAAGTTGCCTTAGAAGGTGGTTCAGATTTGGATTGTAGAGCATCCAGAAAAGttaagcaaaagaaaaagagtagtagaaggaaaagaagaagggACTTTGATCATGAAGACAATGAGTTGCTGGATTTTGATACTACAAATAACAGGCTGGACTCACATTCTAGTGTGGGAAGTTGGTTGCTCTCAGTTGATGGGTATTCCGCATCATGGAACAGC gcgGATTTAcccgagtatctttccaagtaTTGCTTGTTGAGATGGATAAAGTGGACTACAGAGCAAGGGGATGAATGA
- the LOC126793272 gene encoding ran-binding protein M homolog, with product MSTNANNNNSTSAAAAEATHRDLGLWFLDQSRLGSLRGPTDMEEDEDEDSPTELNTINSSGGFLAVSPDKLSARYTNVNLHGHDVGVVQANKPAPVKRLVYYFEIYVKDAGAKGQISIGFTTENFKMRRQPGWEVNSCGYHGDDGLLYRGQGKGEAFGPTYTSDDRVGGGINYASQEFFFTKNGTVVGTVPKDMKGPLYPTIAVHSQNEEVQVNFGQQPFAFDLKDFEAQERMKQQMMIEKISLPTNVSHGIVRSYLLHYGYEDTLNSFDMASKSTVPPVYIAQENGFDEQDIMYALNQRNTLRQLVRNGEIDSALVKLREWYPQIVQDDKSATCFLLHCQKFIELVRVGSLEEAIKYGRIELAKFFDLPVFEEIVQDCVALLAYERPRESSVGYLLEDSQREVVADTVNAMILSTNPNLKDSNGFLHSYLERLLRQLTACSLERRSLGGDQGEAFHLHRVLYSCKKARLGAS from the exons ATGAGCACCAacgccaacaacaacaactccacctccgccgccgccgctgaGGCCACCCACCGAGATCTCGGCTTGTGGTTCCTAGACCAGTCCCGCCTCGGCTCTCTTCGCGGCCCCACCGACATGGAAGAGGACGAGGACGAGGACTCCCCCACGGAGCTCAACACCATCAACAGCTCCGGCGGCTTCCTCGCCGTCTCCCCCGATAAGCTCTCCGCCAGGTACACCAACGTCAACCTCCACGGCCACGACGTCGGCGTCGTTCAGGCCAACAAGCCGGCGCCGGTGAAGCGTCTCGTCTACTACTTCGAGATTTACGTCAAGGATGCCGGCGCCAAGGGCCAGATTTCCATCGGATTCACTACTGAGAATTTTAAGATGCGCAGGCAGCCTGG ATGGGAGGTGAATAGTTGTGGCTATCATGGGGATGATGGATTATTGTATCGTGGACAAGGAAAGGGTGAGGCTTTTGGTCCAACTTACACATCTGATGATAGAGTTGGAGGTGGCATAAACTATGCCTCACAGGAGTTCTTTTTCAC TAAAAATGGAACTGTAGTTGGAACTGTGCCCAAAGACATGAAGGGTCCATTATATCCTACCATTGCTGTACACAGCCAAAATGAGGA GGTGCAAGTCAACTTTGGGCAACAACCTTTTGCGTTTGATCTGAAG GATTTCGAAGCACAAGAGAGAATGAAGCAGCAAATGATGATTGAAAAGATTTCGTTGCCAACTAATGTTAGTCATGG AATTGTGCGCTCCTACTTACTACATTACGGCTATGAAGATACGCTTAATTCATTCGACATGGCAAGTAAAAGTACTGTTCCCCCTGTATATATAGCCCAAGAAAATGGCTTTGATGAGCAGGACATCATGTATGCACTAAATCAAAGAAACACTCTTAGACAG CTTGTCAGGAATGGAGAGATAGACTCTGCACTTGTTAAACTCCGTGAATGGTATCCCCAAATTGTTCAG GATGATAAATCAGCTACTTGCTTTCTGCTTCATTGTCAGAAGTTTATTGAATTGGTCCGG GTTGGATCACTGGAGGAGGCAATAAAATATGGAAGGATTGAATTAGCAAAGTTTTTTGACTTGCCGGTGTTTGAGGAAATAGTTCAG GACTGTGTTGCTCTGCTGGCATACGAACGCCCACGGGAGTCCTCGGTAGGATATCTGCTTGAAGATTCGCAACGTGAAGTTGTGGCTGACACTGTCAATGCAATGATCTTGTCGACAAATCCCAACCTGAAAGATTCAAATGGTTTCTTACATTCTTATCTCGAGAGGTTACTTAGGCAGCTCACGG